Genomic window (Litorilinea aerophila):
CAGCCTTCCCTGAAGAAGATCCACTGGGAGATCCACTGGGTGACCGCAGACGGACAGGAAGATGTCTTCAACCGGGATTTCTTCCTGCATGAAAACTCCATGTACTGGGAGCAGTACGGGCTGCGGGACTTCAGCTACATCTTCCAGTCGGAAAACGGGGAGTAGACGAGGCCATGCGAAAACCCTGGTACGCCTATCTGTACATCAAATCGCCCATCACCAAGATCATCCTGGGCATCCTGTCGGTGTTGATCGCCATCGTGGTGATCCTCTTCATCGGGCTCTTTGAGGAACCCCGCATGGAGGCCCAGACCCGCAACTGGGAAGGGCGCCAGATCGAGAAGGGCGCCGAAATCTTTGCCAACAACTGCTCCAGTTGCCACGGGCCCGACGGAAAAGGGCTGCCCAATGTGGCGCCGGCCCTCCACAGCCGCTACTTCTTCACCCAGCGCCTAAACGATATCGGCTGGGCCGGCTCCCTGCACGACTATGTCGCCCTGACCGTGGCCGCCGGGCGCCCCTCCAAGGTGAACACCCAGTGGGCCCAAATCATGCCCACCTGGAGCAACCGCTTTGGCGGGCCCCTGCGGGATGACCAGATCGAGCAAGTAACGGCCTACGTGCTCAACTGGGAAGAGGATGCCCTCCAGCAGACGCCGGAGGAAGACCCCTGGCAGTTCTTCCAGGATGCCCCCTCCAAGGCCGAAGGTGCCCAGGAGCAGGCTCCTGCCGAACAGGCAGCCCAGGGTGAGAGCGCCGGCCCCCGGCCACCCCAGGAACTCTTCGTCACCTACGGCTGCTCTGGCTGCCACAACCTGGATCAGCCCCAGACCGACACCAACCGGGGTCCCGTGGGTCCCAACCTGGGCAACCTCTACGAAGTCGCCGGGGAAATGGTCCCCGGCCAGGACGCCGAGACTTATGTCTACACCAGCATCGTGGATCCCAACGCGTTCATCGTACCGGGCTACAGTGCCAACATCATGCCCCAAAACTTCGCCGATCAGATGAGCGAAGAGGAGATCCGCGGGCTGGTGCAGTGGCTGCTGGATCCCAACCGCCAGCGCTGAACTGGCTCCA
Coding sequences:
- a CDS encoding c-type cytochrome, coding for MRKPWYAYLYIKSPITKIILGILSVLIAIVVILFIGLFEEPRMEAQTRNWEGRQIEKGAEIFANNCSSCHGPDGKGLPNVAPALHSRYFFTQRLNDIGWAGSLHDYVALTVAAGRPSKVNTQWAQIMPTWSNRFGGPLRDDQIEQVTAYVLNWEEDALQQTPEEDPWQFFQDAPSKAEGAQEQAPAEQAAQGESAGPRPPQELFVTYGCSGCHNLDQPQTDTNRGPVGPNLGNLYEVAGEMVPGQDAETYVYTSIVDPNAFIVPGYSANIMPQNFADQMSEEEIRGLVQWLLDPNRQR